A region from the Clavibacter sp. A6099 genome encodes:
- the rplN gene encoding 50S ribosomal protein L14: MIQQESRLKIADNTGAKEILTIRVLGGSGRRYAGLGDVIVATVKDAIPGGNVKKGEVVKAVIVRTKKETRRPDGSYIKFDENAAVILNSNGEPRGTRIFGPVGRELRDKKFMKIISLAPEVI, translated from the coding sequence GTGATTCAGCAGGAATCCCGCCTCAAGATCGCGGACAACACGGGTGCCAAGGAGATCTTGACCATCCGCGTGCTCGGTGGCTCGGGTCGCCGCTACGCCGGTCTCGGTGACGTCATCGTCGCGACCGTCAAGGACGCGATCCCCGGCGGAAACGTCAAGAAGGGCGAGGTCGTCAAGGCCGTCATCGTCCGCACCAAGAAGGAGACGCGCCGTCCCGACGGCTCGTACATCAAGTTCGACGAGAACGCCGCCGTCATCCTGAACAGCAACGGGGAGCCCCGCGGCACCCGCATCTTCGGACCGGTGGGCCGCGAGCTCCGGGACAAGAAGTTCATGAAGATCATCTCGCTGGCACCGGAGGTCATTTAG
- the rpsQ gene encoding 30S ribosomal protein S17: MANAEEKNTADTATAERGYRKSRRGYVTSDKMDKTIVVEVEDRVKHPLYGKVIRRTSKVKAHDEANTAGIGDLVLINETRPLSASKRWRLVEILEKAK; the protein is encoded by the coding sequence ATGGCGAACGCCGAAGAGAAGAACACGGCTGACACCGCGACGGCCGAGCGCGGCTACCGCAAGTCCCGTCGTGGCTACGTCACCAGCGACAAGATGGACAAGACCATCGTCGTCGAGGTCGAGGACCGCGTGAAGCACCCGCTGTACGGCAAGGTCATCCGCCGCACCTCCAAGGTCAAGGCGCACGACGAGGCGAACACCGCCGGCATCGGCGACCTGGTCCTGATCAACGAGACCCGTCCCCTCAGCGCCTCCAAGCGCTGGCGCCTGGTCGAGATCCTCGAGAAGGCCAAGTAG
- the rpmC gene encoding 50S ribosomal protein L29, which yields MAIGSKELAPVELDTFEDERLVEELKKAKEELFNLRFQSATGQLDSHGRLRAVKRDIARIYTVIRERELGIRATPAPVEVPEKPEKKKATKKAAKADDTAVTEKAEEA from the coding sequence ATGGCGATCGGTTCCAAGGAGCTCGCCCCCGTCGAGCTGGACACTTTCGAGGACGAGCGACTCGTCGAAGAGCTGAAGAAGGCCAAGGAGGAGCTGTTCAACCTGCGCTTCCAGTCGGCCACCGGTCAGCTCGACAGCCACGGCCGCCTCCGCGCGGTCAAGCGCGACATCGCTCGGATCTACACGGTCATCCGCGAGCGCGAGCTGGGCATCCGTGCCACGCCCGCCCCCGTCGAGGTCCCCGAGAAGCCCGAGAAGAAGAAGGCGACGAAGAAGGCCGCGAAGGCCGACGACACCGCCGTCACCGAGAAGGCTGAGGAGGCTTGA
- the rplP gene encoding 50S ribosomal protein L16: protein MLIPRKVKHRKQHHPGRTGHATGGTVVSFGEYGIQALTPAYVTNRQIESARIAMTRYVKRGGNVYINIFPDRPLTKKPAETRMGSGKGSVEWWVANVKPGRVLFELSGVDEETARAALTRAIHKLPLKARIIKREEGDA, encoded by the coding sequence ATGTTGATCCCCCGCAAGGTCAAGCACCGCAAGCAGCACCACCCGGGTCGTACCGGCCACGCGACCGGCGGCACCGTCGTCTCGTTCGGCGAGTACGGCATCCAGGCCCTCACGCCCGCCTACGTGACCAACCGCCAGATCGAGTCCGCTCGAATCGCCATGACGCGATACGTCAAGCGCGGCGGCAACGTCTACATCAACATCTTCCCGGACCGTCCGCTCACCAAGAAGCCCGCCGAGACCCGCATGGGTTCCGGCAAGGGCTCGGTCGAGTGGTGGGTCGCGAACGTCAAGCCGGGTCGTGTGCTCTTCGAGCTCTCCGGCGTCGACGAGGAGACCGCGCGTGCGGCGCTCACCCGGGCCATCCACAAGCTGCCCCTCAAGGCACGCATCATCAAGCGCGAGGAAGGCGACGCATAA
- the rpsC gene encoding 30S ribosomal protein S3 — MGQKVNPYGFRLGITTDHVSRWFSDSTKKGQRYSDYVAEDVRIRTMLKTSLDRAGVARIEIERTRDRVRVDIYTARPGIVIGRRGVEAERIRADLEKLTGKQIQLNILEVKNPEAEAQLVAQGIAEQLAGRVAFRRAMRKGLQGAQRAGAKGVRIQVSGRLGGAEMSRSEFYREGRVPLHTLRANIDYGFYEARTSFGRIGVKVWVYKGDITNKDLAREQANQKSSRPERRNDRSDGRTGDRRTNAPRTAPAAEAAPVAAAGVEA, encoded by the coding sequence ATGGGACAGAAGGTCAACCCGTACGGGTTCCGTCTCGGGATCACGACCGACCACGTGTCGCGTTGGTTCTCGGACAGCACGAAGAAGGGGCAGCGTTACAGCGACTACGTCGCCGAGGACGTGCGCATCCGCACCATGCTCAAGACGAGCCTCGACCGCGCCGGTGTGGCGCGCATCGAGATCGAGCGCACCCGTGACCGTGTCCGCGTGGACATCTACACGGCCCGCCCGGGCATCGTCATCGGCCGCCGCGGCGTCGAGGCCGAGCGCATCCGCGCCGACCTCGAGAAGCTCACGGGCAAGCAGATCCAGCTGAACATCCTCGAGGTGAAGAACCCCGAGGCCGAGGCGCAGCTGGTCGCCCAGGGCATCGCCGAGCAGCTCGCGGGTCGTGTGGCGTTCCGCCGTGCGATGCGCAAGGGCCTGCAGGGCGCGCAGCGCGCCGGCGCCAAGGGCGTCCGCATCCAGGTGTCGGGCCGCCTCGGCGGCGCCGAGATGAGCCGCTCGGAGTTCTACCGCGAGGGCCGCGTGCCCCTGCACACCCTCCGCGCGAACATCGACTACGGCTTCTACGAGGCCCGCACGTCCTTCGGCCGCATCGGCGTGAAGGTCTGGGTCTACAAGGGCGACATCACCAACAAGGATCTCGCTCGGGAGCAGGCGAACCAGAAGTCGTCGCGCCCGGAGCGTCGTAACGACCGTTCCGACGGTCGAACCGGAGATCGCCGCACCAACGCGCCGCGCACCGCGCCGGCCGCCGAGGCAGCGCCGGTCGCCGCAGCAGGAGTTGAGGCGTAA
- the rplV gene encoding 50S ribosomal protein L22, producing MVESIARVRHIRVTPQKARRVVDMIRGKQAEEALAILKFAPQGASEPIYKLVASAMANARVKADASNSFLAEQDLYIAKAFVDEGTTLKRFQPRAQGRAFRINKRTSHITVVLATPDEADVATTTKKASK from the coding sequence ATGGTGGAGTCGATCGCACGCGTGCGTCACATCCGCGTCACCCCCCAGAAGGCCCGTCGCGTCGTGGACATGATCCGTGGCAAGCAGGCCGAGGAGGCCCTGGCCATCCTGAAGTTCGCGCCGCAGGGCGCGAGCGAGCCGATCTACAAGCTGGTGGCCTCGGCCATGGCGAACGCGCGGGTCAAGGCCGACGCGTCCAACAGCTTCCTCGCGGAGCAGGACCTCTACATCGCCAAGGCGTTCGTGGACGAGGGCACCACCCTCAAGCGGTTCCAGCCGCGCGCACAGGGTCGCGCATTCCGTATCAACAAGCGCACCAGCCACATCACGGTCGTCCTCGCGACGCCGGATGAGGCGGACGTGGCGACGACCACGAAGAAGGCGAGCAAGTAA
- the rpsS gene encoding 30S ribosomal protein S19, with protein MPRSLKKGPFVDDHLLRKVISANEASSKNVIKTWSRRSMIIPAMLGHTIAVHDGRKHVPVFVTESMVGHKLGEFALTRTFRGHVKDDKKGRRR; from the coding sequence ATGCCACGCAGTCTGAAGAAGGGCCCCTTCGTCGACGACCACCTGCTCCGCAAGGTGATCTCGGCGAACGAGGCCAGCAGCAAGAACGTGATCAAGACCTGGTCGCGCCGCTCGATGATCATCCCGGCGATGCTGGGTCACACCATCGCGGTGCACGACGGTCGCAAGCACGTCCCCGTGTTCGTCACGGAGTCCATGGTCGGACACAAGCTCGGCGAGTTCGCGCTCACGCGCACCTTCCGCGGCCACGTGAAGGACGACAAGAAGGGTCGTCGCCGCTAA
- the rplB gene encoding 50S ribosomal protein L2: MAIRKYKPTTPGRRGSSVADFAEITRSTPEKSLLRPLPKHGGRNNAGRITTRHIGGGHKRQYRVIDFKRNDKDGVLATVAHIEYDPNRTARIALLHFIDGTKRYIIAPNKLKQGDKIESGAQADIKPGNNLPLRNIPTGTVIHAIELRPGGGAKMGRSAGASVRLVAKDGPYAQLRLPSGEIRNVDARCRATIGEVGNAEQSNINWGKAGRMRWKGVRPTVRGVAMNPVDHPHGGGEGKTSGGRHPVSPWGQKEGRTRHINKPSDKLIVRRRNAGKKRK, translated from the coding sequence ATGGCCATTCGCAAGTACAAGCCCACGACCCCGGGTCGTCGCGGTTCGTCCGTCGCCGACTTCGCGGAGATCACGCGTTCGACGCCCGAGAAGTCCCTGCTGCGCCCCCTCCCCAAGCACGGTGGTCGCAACAACGCCGGTCGCATCACCACCCGCCACATCGGTGGTGGGCACAAGCGCCAGTACCGCGTCATCGACTTCAAGCGCAACGACAAGGACGGCGTCCTCGCCACCGTCGCGCACATCGAGTACGACCCCAACCGCACGGCGCGCATCGCGCTCCTGCACTTCATCGACGGCACGAAGCGCTACATCATCGCGCCGAACAAGCTGAAGCAGGGCGACAAGATCGAGTCGGGCGCCCAGGCCGACATCAAGCCCGGCAACAACCTGCCGCTGCGCAACATCCCCACGGGTACCGTCATCCACGCCATCGAGCTCCGCCCCGGCGGCGGCGCGAAGATGGGCCGCTCCGCCGGCGCCTCCGTGCGCCTCGTGGCGAAGGACGGCCCCTACGCCCAGCTGCGCCTGCCCTCCGGCGAGATCCGCAACGTCGATGCGCGCTGCCGCGCGACCATCGGCGAGGTCGGCAACGCCGAGCAGTCGAACATCAACTGGGGCAAGGCCGGCCGCATGCGCTGGAAGGGCGTCCGCCCGACCGTCCGCGGTGTCGCCATGAACCCGGTCGACCACCCGCACGGTGGTGGTGAGGGCAAGACCTCCGGTGGTCGCCACCCGGTCAGCCCGTGGGGCCAGAAGGAAGGCCGCACGCGCCACATCAACAAGCCCAGCGACAAGCTCATCGTTCGCCGCCGCAACGCCGGCAAGAAGCGCAAGTAG
- the rplW gene encoding 50S ribosomal protein L23 gives MSATQKDPRDIIIAPVVSEKSYGLIDQGKYTFIVDPRSNKTEIKLAIEKIFGVQVASVNTLNKQGKTRRTKFGMGKRKDTKRAIVSLKSGSIDIFTTVG, from the coding sequence ATGAGCGCCACCCAGAAGGATCCCCGCGACATCATCATCGCGCCGGTCGTCTCCGAGAAGAGCTACGGCCTGATCGACCAGGGCAAGTACACGTTCATCGTGGACCCCCGCTCGAACAAGACCGAGATCAAGCTCGCGATCGAGAAGATCTTCGGCGTGCAGGTCGCGTCGGTCAACACGCTCAACAAGCAGGGCAAGACCCGCCGGACCAAGTTCGGGATGGGCAAGCGCAAGGACACCAAGCGCGCCATCGTCTCCCTCAAGTCGGGCTCCATCGACATCTTCACGACTGTCGGCTGA
- the rplD gene encoding 50S ribosomal protein L4, which yields MATDTQLDVLDATGAVTGSVDLPASLFDVQTNVPLIHQVVVAQLAAARQGTHKTKGRGEVSGAGRKPFKQKGTGRARQGSIRAPQMTGGGIVHGPTPRNYSQRTPKKMIAAALLGALSDRARGARLHVIESLSAGDVPSTKTVVALLEGIATSKHVLIVLERTDEVSLRSVRNIPTVHVLSYDQLNAYDVLVSDDIVFTKGAFDAFVESKTAKEEVAA from the coding sequence ATGGCTACCGACACCCAGCTCGACGTCCTCGACGCGACCGGTGCAGTCACCGGCTCCGTCGACCTGCCCGCGTCGCTCTTCGACGTGCAGACCAACGTCCCGCTCATCCACCAGGTCGTCGTCGCCCAGCTCGCCGCGGCGCGCCAGGGGACGCACAAGACCAAGGGCCGCGGCGAGGTCTCCGGCGCCGGCCGCAAGCCGTTCAAGCAGAAGGGAACCGGTCGCGCTCGTCAGGGCTCGATCCGCGCCCCCCAGATGACCGGCGGTGGCATCGTCCACGGACCCACGCCCCGCAACTACTCGCAGCGCACCCCCAAGAAGATGATCGCCGCGGCTCTGCTCGGCGCCCTCTCCGACCGCGCGCGCGGCGCCCGCCTCCACGTCATCGAGAGCCTCTCCGCTGGAGACGTCCCCTCGACGAAGACCGTGGTCGCGCTGCTCGAGGGCATCGCCACGAGCAAGCACGTCCTCATCGTCCTGGAGCGCACCGACGAGGTCAGCCTCCGCAGCGTGCGCAACATCCCGACGGTCCACGTGCTGTCCTACGACCAGCTCAACGCGTACGACGTGCTCGTGAGCGACGACATCGTCTTCACGAAGGGCGCGTTCGACGCGTTCGTCGAGTCGAAGACGGCCAAGGAAGAGGTTGCCGCATGA
- the rplC gene encoding 50S ribosomal protein L3 — protein MSTANRTFTGLLGTKLGMTQVWDENNKLIPVTVVQITPNVVTQVRTPEVDGYGAIQIAYGQIDPRKADKPSTGHFEKAGVTPRRHLTEVRTADFAEYTLGQEITVGAFEPGSKVDVVGTSKGKGFAGVMKRHNFKGVSASHGSHRNHRKPGSIGASSTPSRVFKGMRMAGRMGGERVTVLNLVVHSVDAEKGLLLVKGAVPGARGRIVFVRNAVKGK, from the coding sequence ATGTCTACCGCTAACAGGACTTTCACCGGTCTGCTCGGCACGAAGCTGGGCATGACGCAGGTGTGGGACGAGAACAACAAGCTCATCCCCGTGACCGTCGTGCAGATCACCCCGAACGTCGTCACCCAGGTGCGCACGCCCGAGGTCGACGGCTACGGCGCCATCCAGATCGCCTACGGGCAGATCGACCCCCGCAAGGCCGACAAGCCGAGCACCGGCCACTTCGAGAAGGCCGGCGTCACGCCGCGCCGCCACCTCACCGAGGTCCGCACGGCCGACTTCGCCGAGTACACGCTCGGCCAGGAGATCACCGTGGGCGCCTTCGAGCCCGGCTCCAAGGTCGACGTCGTCGGCACCAGCAAGGGCAAGGGCTTCGCCGGCGTCATGAAGCGCCACAACTTCAAGGGCGTCTCCGCTTCGCACGGTTCGCACCGCAACCACCGCAAGCCCGGCTCCATCGGCGCCTCCTCGACCCCCAGCCGTGTCTTCAAGGGCATGCGCATGGCCGGTCGCATGGGCGGCGAGCGCGTCACCGTGCTGAACCTCGTCGTCCACAGCGTGGACGCCGAGAAGGGCCTCCTGCTCGTCAAGGGCGCAGTGCCCGGCGCGCGTGGCCGCATCGTCTTCGTCCGCAACGCAGTGAAGGGGAAGTAG
- the rpsJ gene encoding 30S ribosomal protein S10 encodes MAGQKIRIRLKSYDHSVIDSSARKIVDTVTRAGATVVGPVPLPTEKNVICVIRSPHKYKDSREHFEMRTHKRLIDIVDPTPKAVDSLMRLDLPADVNIEIKL; translated from the coding sequence ATGGCGGGACAGAAGATCCGCATCCGACTTAAGTCGTACGACCACTCGGTCATCGACTCCTCGGCCCGGAAGATCGTCGACACGGTGACCCGCGCGGGCGCCACGGTCGTCGGCCCGGTGCCGCTGCCCACGGAGAAGAACGTGATCTGCGTGATCCGTTCCCCCCACAAGTACAAGGACAGCCGCGAGCACTTCGAGATGCGCACGCACAAGCGTCTGATCGACATCGTCGACCCGACGCCGAAGGCGGTCGACTCGCTCATGCGACTCGACCTCCCGGCCGACGTCAACATCGAGATCAAGCTCTAA
- a CDS encoding DNA topoisomerase IB: protein MVRLRRSDATGKGYTRRRSGKGWTYLDSDGNRVTDKELRARMDHLGIPPAWTDVWIAPYENGHVQATGMDSAGRRQYIYHPTWREQKDRIKFDRALQLAESLPAARRQVTIHLRQDGFTRERALAAGFRMLDTGSLRVGSERYTESNGSHGLSTLLCSHVTVHEDTVHLEFPAKSGQEWSSDIRDHDLVQVVGGLQERGPNARLLAYEDGGEWHPLGAADINDYVRERTGGEFTAKDFRTLHGTVAAAISLAKHGPEATKGKRQRALAQAYRDAAEVLSNTPTIAKNSYVDPRLVDEYAHGRTIDPQRLASGETELRNLLFR, encoded by the coding sequence ATGGTCAGACTCCGGCGCAGCGACGCCACCGGCAAGGGCTACACGCGCAGGCGCTCGGGCAAGGGCTGGACCTACCTCGACTCCGACGGGAACCGCGTCACCGACAAGGAGCTGCGCGCGCGCATGGACCACCTCGGCATCCCGCCGGCTTGGACCGACGTCTGGATCGCGCCCTACGAGAACGGCCACGTGCAGGCCACGGGCATGGACAGCGCCGGACGGCGGCAGTACATCTACCACCCGACCTGGCGCGAGCAGAAGGACCGGATCAAGTTCGACCGCGCGCTGCAGCTGGCCGAGTCGCTCCCCGCCGCGCGGCGCCAGGTCACCATCCACCTCCGCCAGGACGGCTTCACCCGCGAGCGCGCGTTGGCCGCCGGCTTCCGGATGCTCGACACGGGCAGCCTCCGCGTCGGCAGCGAGCGCTACACCGAGTCGAACGGCAGCCACGGCCTGTCGACGCTGCTGTGCTCGCACGTCACTGTGCACGAGGACACCGTGCACCTCGAGTTCCCGGCGAAGAGCGGGCAGGAGTGGTCGAGCGACATCCGGGACCACGACCTCGTGCAGGTCGTCGGTGGCCTGCAGGAGCGCGGTCCGAACGCGCGGCTGCTGGCCTACGAGGACGGCGGCGAGTGGCACCCGCTCGGCGCGGCCGACATCAACGACTACGTGCGCGAGCGCACGGGCGGCGAGTTCACCGCCAAGGACTTCCGGACGCTGCACGGCACTGTCGCCGCGGCGATCAGCCTGGCGAAGCACGGTCCCGAGGCGACCAAGGGCAAGCGGCAGCGCGCGCTCGCGCAGGCGTACCGCGACGCCGCCGAGGTGCTCAGCAACACCCCGACGATCGCGAAGAACAGCTACGTGGATCCGCGGCTCGTCGACGAGTACGCCCACGGCCGCACGATCGACCCGCAGCGCCTGGCCTCGGGTGAGACGGAGTTGCGGAACCTGCTGTTCCGGTGA
- the tuf gene encoding elongation factor Tu produces the protein MGKAKFERTKPHVNIGTIGHVDHGKTTLTAAISKVLADKYPSATNVQRDFASIDSAPEERQRGITINISHVEYETPKRHYAHVDAPGHADYIKNMITGAAQMDGAILVVAATDGPMAQTREHVLLAKQVGVPYLLVALNKSDMVDDEEILELVELEVRELLSSQDFDGDNAPVVQVSGLKALEGDEKWVEQIVKLMEAVDESIPEPVRDKDKPFLMPVEDVFTITGRGTVVTGRAERGTLAINSDVEIVGIRPTVKTTVTGIEMFHKQLDEAWAGENCGLLLRGTKREDVERGQVIVKPGSVTPHTDFEGTAYILSKEEGGRHNPFYANYRPQFYFRTTDVTGVITLPEGTEMVMPGDTTDMNVALIQPIAMEEGLGFAIREGGRTVGAGTVTKIVK, from the coding sequence GTGGGTAAGGCCAAGTTCGAGCGGACCAAGCCGCACGTCAACATCGGAACGATCGGTCACGTCGACCACGGCAAGACGACGCTGACGGCAGCGATCTCCAAGGTCCTGGCGGACAAGTACCCGTCGGCGACCAACGTGCAGCGCGACTTCGCGTCCATCGACTCCGCTCCCGAGGAGCGCCAGCGCGGCATCACGATCAACATCTCGCACGTCGAGTACGAGACGCCCAAGCGTCACTACGCTCACGTCGACGCCCCGGGTCACGCTGACTACATCAAGAACATGATCACGGGCGCCGCCCAGATGGACGGCGCGATCCTCGTGGTCGCCGCCACCGACGGCCCCATGGCGCAGACGCGCGAGCACGTGCTGCTCGCGAAGCAGGTCGGCGTGCCGTACCTGCTCGTCGCGCTCAACAAGTCGGACATGGTCGACGACGAGGAGATCCTCGAGCTCGTCGAGCTCGAGGTCCGCGAGCTGCTCTCCAGCCAGGACTTCGACGGCGACAACGCCCCCGTCGTCCAGGTCTCCGGCCTCAAGGCGCTCGAGGGCGACGAGAAGTGGGTCGAGCAGATCGTCAAGCTCATGGAGGCCGTCGACGAGTCCATCCCCGAGCCCGTCCGCGACAAGGACAAGCCGTTCCTCATGCCCGTCGAGGACGTCTTCACGATCACCGGTCGTGGAACCGTCGTCACGGGTCGCGCCGAGCGCGGCACCCTCGCCATCAACTCGGACGTCGAGATCGTGGGCATCCGTCCCACCGTCAAGACCACCGTCACGGGCATCGAGATGTTCCACAAGCAGCTCGACGAGGCCTGGGCCGGCGAGAACTGCGGGCTCCTGCTCCGCGGCACCAAGCGCGAGGACGTCGAGCGCGGCCAGGTCATCGTCAAGCCGGGTTCGGTCACGCCGCACACGGACTTCGAGGGCACCGCGTACATCCTCTCCAAGGAGGAGGGCGGGCGTCACAACCCGTTCTACGCGAACTACCGTCCCCAGTTCTACTTCCGCACCACCGACGTCACCGGCGTCATCACGCTGCCCGAGGGCACCGAGATGGTCATGCCCGGCGACACCACCGACATGAACGTCGCGCTGATCCAGCCGATCGCCATGGAGGAGGGCCTCGGCTTCGCCATCCGCGAGGGTGGCCGCACCGTCGGCGCCGGCACGGTCACGAAGATCGTCAAGTAG
- the fusA gene encoding elongation factor G: protein MAQDVLTDLNKVRNIGIMAHIDAGKTTTTERILYYTGITHKIGEVHDGAATMDWMAQEQERGITITSAATTCFWNKNQINIIDTPGHVDFTVEVERSLRVLDGAVAVFDGKEGVEPQSETVWRQADKYDVPRICFVNKMDKLGADFYFTVDTIINRLGAKPLVIQLPIGSESGFEGVIDLVEMRALTWRGDSKGDVELGAKYDIEEIPADLQDKADEYRAKLLETVAETDDALLEKYFGGEELTVAEIKAAIRKLTVNSEIYPVLCGSAFKNRGVQPMLDAVIDYLPSPLDVPPMEGHDVRDEEKIIIRKPDSTEPFSALAFKVAVHPFFGRLTYVRVYSGTIASGSQVINSTKGKKERIGKIFQMHSNKENPVDSVTAGHIYAVIGLKDTTTGDTLCDPQDQIVLESMTFPEPVIEVAIEPKTKADQEKLGVAIQKLAEEDPTFRTEQNQETGQTVIKGMGELHLDILVDRMKREFNVEANVGKPQVAYRETIRGTVDKHDFTHKKQTGGSGQFAKIQIKIEPMEVTAEKTYEFDNKVTGGRVPREYIPSVDAGIQDALQVGILAGYPMVGVKATLLDGAAHDVDSSEMAFKIAGSMAFKEAARKAKPVLLEPLMAVEVRTPEEYMGDVIGDLNSRRGQIQAMEDASGVKVITANVPLSEMFGYVGDLRSKTSGRAVYSMSFGSYAEVPKAVADEIVQKNKGE from the coding sequence GTGGCACAGGACGTGCTCACCGACCTGAACAAGGTCCGCAACATCGGCATCATGGCTCACATCGATGCCGGCAAGACCACCACCACCGAGCGCATCCTGTACTACACGGGCATCACTCACAAGATCGGCGAGGTCCACGACGGCGCCGCCACGATGGACTGGATGGCCCAGGAGCAGGAGCGCGGCATCACGATCACGTCCGCCGCGACGACGTGCTTCTGGAACAAGAACCAGATCAACATCATCGACACCCCCGGGCACGTCGACTTCACCGTCGAGGTGGAGCGTTCGCTCCGCGTCCTCGACGGTGCGGTCGCCGTGTTCGACGGCAAGGAGGGCGTCGAGCCCCAGTCCGAGACGGTGTGGCGCCAGGCCGACAAGTACGACGTGCCGCGCATCTGCTTCGTCAACAAGATGGACAAGCTCGGCGCCGACTTCTACTTCACGGTCGACACGATCATCAACCGCCTCGGCGCGAAGCCGCTGGTCATCCAGCTGCCCATCGGCTCCGAGAGCGGCTTCGAGGGCGTCATCGACCTCGTCGAGATGCGCGCGCTGACGTGGCGCGGCGACTCCAAGGGAGACGTCGAGCTCGGTGCGAAGTACGACATCGAGGAGATCCCCGCGGATCTGCAGGACAAGGCGGACGAGTACCGGGCCAAGCTGCTCGAGACCGTCGCCGAGACCGACGACGCGCTGCTCGAGAAGTACTTCGGCGGCGAGGAGCTGACGGTGGCGGAGATCAAGGCCGCCATCCGCAAGCTCACCGTCAACAGCGAGATCTACCCCGTGCTCTGCGGTTCCGCGTTCAAGAACCGCGGCGTCCAGCCGATGCTCGACGCGGTCATCGACTACCTCCCCAGCCCGCTCGACGTGCCCCCCATGGAGGGCCACGACGTGCGCGACGAGGAGAAGATCATCATCCGCAAGCCCGACTCGACCGAGCCCTTCTCGGCGCTCGCGTTCAAGGTCGCGGTGCACCCGTTCTTCGGTCGCCTCACGTACGTCCGCGTCTACTCGGGCACCATCGCGAGCGGCTCGCAGGTCATCAACTCGACCAAGGGCAAGAAGGAGCGCATCGGGAAGATCTTCCAGATGCACTCCAACAAGGAGAACCCGGTCGACTCGGTCACCGCCGGTCACATCTACGCGGTCATCGGCCTCAAGGACACGACCACGGGCGACACGCTCTGCGACCCGCAGGACCAGATCGTCCTCGAGTCGATGACGTTCCCCGAGCCCGTCATCGAGGTCGCGATCGAGCCGAAGACGAAGGCCGACCAGGAGAAGCTGGGTGTCGCCATCCAGAAGCTCGCCGAGGAGGACCCGACCTTCCGCACCGAGCAGAACCAGGAGACCGGTCAGACGGTCATCAAGGGCATGGGCGAGCTCCACCTCGACATCCTGGTCGACCGCATGAAGCGCGAGTTCAACGTCGAGGCGAACGTCGGCAAGCCGCAGGTCGCGTACCGCGAGACCATCCGCGGCACGGTCGACAAGCACGACTTCACGCACAAGAAGCAGACGGGTGGATCCGGGCAGTTCGCCAAGATCCAGATCAAGATCGAGCCCATGGAGGTGACCGCGGAGAAGACCTACGAGTTCGACAACAAGGTCACCGGCGGTCGCGTCCCCCGGGAGTACATCCCGTCGGTGGACGCGGGCATCCAGGACGCGCTCCAGGTCGGCATCCTCGCCGGCTACCCGATGGTCGGCGTGAAGGCGACGCTGCTCGACGGCGCCGCGCACGACGTCGACTCCTCGGAGATGGCGTTCAAGATCGCCGGCTCGATGGCCTTCAAGGAGGCCGCGCGCAAGGCGAAGCCCGTGCTGCTCGAGCCGCTCATGGCCGTCGAGGTCCGCACGCCCGAGGAGTACATGGGCGACGTCATCGGCGACCTGAACTCCCGTCGCGGCCAGATCCAGGCCATGGAGGACGCGAGCGGCGTGAAGGTCATCACCGCGAACGTCCCCCTGTCGGAGATGTTCGGCTACGTCGGCGACCTGAGGAGCAAGACCTCGGGCCGCGCGGTGTACTCGATGAGCTTCGGCAGCTACGCCGAGGTCCCGAAGGCTGTCGCCGACGAGATCGTCCAGAAGAACAAGGGCGAGTAG
- the rpsG gene encoding 30S ribosomal protein S7, giving the protein MPRKGPAPKRPVVADPVYGAPIVSQLVNKILLDGKKGLAEKIVYDALAGVAAKNGQDAVVTLKKALDNVRPALEVRSRRVGGSTYQVPIEVKPHRANTLALRWLTTYAKSRREKTMTERLTNEILDASNGLGAAVKRREDTHKMAESNKAFAHYRW; this is encoded by the coding sequence ATGCCTCGCAAGGGTCCCGCCCCCAAGCGCCCTGTCGTCGCAGATCCCGTCTACGGTGCGCCGATCGTCAGCCAGCTCGTCAACAAGATCCTGCTCGACGGCAAGAAGGGCCTCGCCGAGAAGATCGTCTACGACGCCCTCGCCGGCGTCGCCGCGAAGAACGGCCAGGACGCCGTCGTCACGCTGAAGAAGGCGCTCGACAACGTCCGCCCGGCCCTGGAGGTCCGCTCGCGCCGCGTGGGTGGCTCCACCTACCAGGTGCCGATCGAGGTCAAGCCGCACCGCGCGAACACCCTCGCGCTCCGCTGGCTCACGACGTACGCCAAGTCGCGTCGCGAGAAGACGATGACCGAGCGTCTCACCAACGAGATCCTCGACGCGTCGAACGGCCTCGGTGCCGCGGTCAAGCGCCGCGAGGACACCCACAAGATGGCCGAGTCGAACAAGGCCTTCGCGCACTACCGCTGGTAG